The nucleotide window ATAAATTCATAATTGCCATATCAGGCGAATCCGGCTCGGGGAAGTCCGAACTGGCCCATGTTATTGCCAAGGGGCTCCGGAAGCACGGCATCATGGCCAAACCCATTCACATCGATAATTATTACCGCATTCATCCGCTGGAACGCACCGAATGGCGTAAGAAACACGGCATCGAAAATGTCGTTGGCTATGGGGAATACGACTGGGACGCCATCTATCGCAACATCGATGATTTCAAAAATAACCGCAAATCGACCATGCCTTGCGTTGATCTGGTCACCGAACAGATTGACCAACTAACAACCGATTTCAATGGGATCGGTATGCTGGTCATCGATGGTCTGTATGCAATTAAAACTGATGGGGCCGACCTCAGGGTGTTTCTTGAACTGACTTACCATGAAACCAAGAAAGCACAGGTTGTCAGGGGAAAGGAACCCCAGAATGAATACCGCATGGCCGTCCTCGAGCAGGAACACAGAATGGTACAGGCATTAAAACCTAAGGCCGACATCTTCATATCCAAAGAATATAAGGTTTTGTCCTGATAAATTGAATTCTATTTAGATTGTATTCTTTTAATAAAAAGGAACGATGGGCGCTGATCGGACTGCTATTTCTGCTGATCCCGGCGCTATTGATTAACCTGGGTATCGTTCCGCTTTATGCGGAAGAGCCCAGGCGCGCCGTGATTGCCATCGAAATGCTCATTCGCGGCAACTGGCTGGTTCCTACAATCAATGGTGAATATTATTATCTCAAACCCCCTGTCTTTAATTGGATCCTTGCCTCTTTATACGACCTTACGGGTGGTCCTTCGGAATTCATTTCCCGCTTTACGACCGTAGTTTCCCTTTTTATATTCGGCCTGATCATTTTTTGGGCCGGGAAAAAATATGTAAGCCTGAGTTTTGGGGCATTATCAGCTTTTCTTTTTGTGACAGCAGCCGGAAATCTTTTTTTCAATTCCCTGCTGGCGGAAATTGACATTTTTTACAGCATGGTTACCTATGCGAGCCTCATCAGCATGTTTCATTTTCAGCAGCAGAAAAAGTATTTCCTTCTTTTTCTGATGGTTTATTTCCTTGGAGCCATCGGAACCCTGACCAAAGGCCTCCCTTCCATGTTATATACCGGACTGTCGCTTCTGGTTTTCTTTATAGTAAATAAAGAATTTAAAAAACTGTTCAGCCTGCCCCACCTCGCTGGTATTTTACTTTACCTGATCATCACAGGCGGATACTTCCTGGCATACAACCAACAGGGAGATGCTATCCGTTACCTGCTCAGCCTTTCGGTTGAATCCGGCAAAAGATTTTCAGGCGATACCTTTTGGGATTATCTTCAGCATATGGCCTTGTATCCCCTGGATACGCTGATGAACCTCCTCCCGGCATCGGTACTGATCATTTTTACTTTTCGTAAGTCATTCATCAAGGTTATCAGGAGTAATTCCCTTATGAAATTCGCCCTGCTTATGCTGATCGTCCATTTCCCCATGTACTGGCTCCCCCCGGGTGGCAAGCAACGGTACATCATCATGCTTTATCCTTTTATTGTCCAGATCCTTACTTATTTCTACCTTAATAATTTTACAAAAGAAGACAGGAAATTCAGGGTCTTCAATATAATAATCAGTACAGCACTTGCTTTTGGAGCTATTGCCTGCCTCGTTCCTTTATTTGTCGGGCAAATGAACTTTATTCCAAACCTGTTGCTGATTTGCCTGTCTTCATTTATATTGATGGCAGTAATTTTTATTTTTCAACTTAAAAAACCGCTCTATTCCATCTTCTCCTTATTATTTGCGATGGTGGTACTTCGGTTTTTATTCGGTTTTACTGTTTTGCCTGTCCGTGCGACTGAAGGGGTCGCCCCGGAAAACAGGCAGGCCGCATTAGACATAGCTGGGATTATCCAAGGACAGCAAGTGTGCATATTGCGGCCAACCTATTTTCCCATGCAATCTGTTTTTTACCTGGAAAGGGAACGGAATGAAGTGGTGCCAATCAAGGACCAGGTAGTTCCGGGCGAATTTTATATTGTGGAAAAGATCATCCTTCAGGATTATTCTGTCCGGCGTGAAACGGGAAACCTGGCGATATATCCTTTTCACCCGTTTTCCGACCTTTTTAGCGGAGGCGACAAGGCCAGTTTATCCGGATATACCTATAAAACCATTCTTGAGTTTGAATTACAACGACGCAAGTACCTTTTATTAGTTCCTACTCATCTACATCCCTGACAAATAAGACCAGTACTGCGGCTATTACCATCGAAATCCCGCCAAGGATAAGGGCATATATCGCCTCCCCATCGGCAAATGATTTGACGAAGAAGCCCAGGATACTGGCAGCCAGGATCTGAGGGATCACAATAAAAAAGTTGAAGATCCCCATATAGGTCCCCAGTTTGTGCTGAGGTAACGATCCTGTGAGAATCGCATAGGGCATGGCCAGGATACTGGCCCAGGCAAGACCGATCCCGAGTTCGGAAATGATCAGCATATTTGGATTTTGAATAAGGAAGAAAGAAGCCAGGCTGATGCCGCCCACTAAAAGGCTGATGGCATGTGCCCTTTTCCTTCCGATCACATTGGCTAACCCGATGATCAAAAAAGCCATAATGGCAGCAAACCCATTATAAACGGCCATCAGGACCCCAACCCAATCGGCACCCTTGTTGTATTCTTTATTGACATGCTGCAGGCGATCAATGATCTTTGGGTCCAGCTTGAGGAATTCATTCCTTTTTGAATCCGTAAAAAACTGAACGAGCTTCATGGAAATGGCAACTTCCTTGCCTTTTTCAAACCGGTTGCCCAAACGGGCAAGTTCCTTCCTGATCCCCTGAGTTTCATCCTGAAAGTCGGCCGTATTTTCACCGGCTGGTTGATCAATAGCCATAACTAATTGCTGAAAAGTATCTTTATCCAGCTTCATGTCGTATTTTGAGCTGGTTACCGCAGCAGTGGTATAGATCCACATAGCGAACAAAGCAAACCAGGAAAAAAATTGCACAATGGCAAGCTGTTTCATCGTTGTGGGCATCTTAAAAAGGTCGTTGATGACCACCACGAAACCATTCCGGTCATTTCCATTACGAATGAGAAGGCCGGTTATCAGTTGAATAAATCCAAAAACAAGCAGGCCGAATGAAAGAATGAATAATTCCGCCTGCAATTTGTACCAGTATATCAGAACAGATATGAGAACACCCGCCAGGATCCAGTAATAACTTTTATTCATAAAGCGTTGTGCCGGTAAAATTTCATCCCTTTCTTCCCTGGTTTCAGCCTTGTTCTGCTGATCAGTCTTGTTAAACTCTTTCATCTCTTCCGGGGAGTATTCCTTCGTTCTAAATACGGTATATAGCACTGCCAGGAAAAATACCGCCGCACCGATATAAAAAGAAAACTTAACCGAAGGTGGGATCTGACCTTCAGGTGCAGTATTCTCAATACCAAAGAAATTGGTCATGATGTAGGGCAATGCCGAAGCCACCACGGCGCCGGTGCCGATAAAGAAACTCTGCATAGCGAAACCCATGGTCCTCTGGCGGGCAGGCAGCATATCACCAACGAAAGCCCTGAAGGGTTCCATGGAAATATTAATAGAGGCGTCCATGATCCAAAGCATTCCGGCAGCAACCCATAAAGCAGGTGAATTGGGCATGATAAGCAATGCCAGGGAAGCCAGGATAGCACCCGCAAGGAAATAAGGACGCCGACGTCCAAGCCGCGTCCACGTGTTGTCGCTCATATGCCCGATGATAGGCTGAATGATCAGTCCTGTGACCGGGGCGGCAATCCATAAGATGGGAATATCTTCAACTTTGGCCCCAAGGGTTTCAAAGATTCGGCTCACATTGGCATTTTGCAAAGCAAAGCCAAACTGAATGCCCAGGAAGCCAAAACTCATGTTCCATATTTGCCAGAACGATAATTGTGGTTTTTGTTTCATCGGGGTAGATGTTAATTAATAAGCAATTATAAGGATAATTTCTATGTGATGAGATGGCATCTCAAACTTAATAGCAGATTGAGATGTCATCTCAATTAATATATATTTATCGTATATTTGAACTTCTAAATCAAGACAGACAATTCTCTTATGGCTAAAATATTTAAACAAAGCGATTGTAATCAATGTAAAAAGCGGATCGAGGTATTTAAAGTTTTACGCGAAGAGGATTTTAAAATTATTGATGAAAAACGCTATGAGGTTTTATACCATTCCGGAGAGACTATCTTCAAGCAAGGGACATCATTCACCCATACAATCTGCATACTCGAAGGGCTCATTAAGGTTTACCTCGAAACAAGGAAAAGAAAAAACTTCATCCTTTCATTGATTGGCCCTGGTGAAATGATTGGCAGCCCAGGAATGTTTACCGATAACATGCATCATTTCTCGGTCGTCGCTGTGGAAGACACGCTTGCCTGTCATGTGGAAAGGCAGGCAATTGAAGAGCTTATCCGCACCAATGCACTTTTCGCCATTGAGATGCAAAAAAGGTCCAATTTGCGCGATATCCGCCATTACAGGAAATTCAGGACACTTGCACAAAAACAAATGCCAGGCAGGGTGGCTGAAGTTATCCTTTACCTTTATAATAGTATTTATAAATCCAATCCATACACCCTGACCATCACACGCCAGGATATAGCTGATCTGGCGTCTATCACAAAGGAAGGCACCATCCGGGTCCTGAAAGACTTTAAAGATGCAGAACTGATCTCGTTGAATGGTAACGAGTTGAAAATTCTCAATGAAAAGGCCCTGTTTAACATCTCTGAAAACGGCTAACCCTTTCTGACCTGAAATTTATATTCATTCTAAATAAAAATTCAATCAGCATTTGAATTTTCCTACCAGATTTCAATGCATTGATCTTCTGTTTTTTACATTATATTATTTACTTTTTTTTAATTTCTAATTGATATATATCAATATATTATTGTTTTATTATATATTTCTTTTTGGATAAATATCACCACTCAAATACACATAAACATTAATGAATGTGAGTAATATTGCCTCACTATTTTTTAAAATTCTAAAACAACGCGCAATATGAAAAAATTCAAATTACTTTCAATGCTTTTTTCAGTGGCCATTGTTGTGTCACTGATCGTAATCAGTGCCTGTACCAAGGAAGGCCCTGCCGGCCCTGCTGGTAAAGACGGTACAAACGGAGAAGACGGGATTAATGGAACCGACGGCACCGCTGTATGCGGAACATGCCATGACAACTCTGAAACAGTGGAAACAAAAATTGGCCAATGGGCAAATTCATTCCATGCCACTAGCGGACTCCAGTTCGAGAACGGAACCACCTGTGCCCCCTGCCACACCAGCCAGGGCTTTAAAGAAGTACTCCTCACTGACAGTACAGGAGTAGTTGCATCCCCTGAGAATCCGTCAAATATTAACTGTTACACCTGCCACAAGATTCACGATACCTATACCGGAGCCGACTGGGCACTCAGGAAAACCGAAGCATCTCCTTCCTGGCTGGCACAAAATACTTTTGACTTTGGCAAAGGCAATCTTTGTGCTCAGTGTCATCAGCCGAGAATCTCATACCAGGTTCCTGATGTTACGCAGCCTGATGCAATTTATACTGTAACTTCCACGAGGTTTGCCCCCCATTATGGAGGCCAAAGTTCAACACTGACAGGAACTGCGTATTACCTCGTCGGAACCGGATATAACAACAGTTCGCACATCAATATCGAGAATACTTGCGTTACCTGCCATATGGCATCAGCTATGGGTTATGATGCAGGTGGTCATACATTCCGTATTTACAATGAAGCTGAAGGAGAAATTAATACCGCAGGCTGTGAACCCTGTCACACCGCGGATGAAGCTATTACAAACGTTGAAGAGTTGCAGGCAGATGTTACATTACTCCTGGAAGAGCTTGGAACCTTACTGGAAGCCGCCGGAATTTACAATCCGGCCGGAACTGGCGGATATGCCGTTAAGGGTGATTATCCCAACAAGGTTGCCGGCGCTTACTGGAACTTTATCAGCGTAAAATATGACTTGAGCCTGGGTGTTCACAATCCGAAATTCGTTGAGAAGGTACTTGAAAATTCAATCGCATCCCTCCAATAAATATGGTATTTAATTGATAAAAAAGGCTTCAGTCTAATGAAGCCTTTTTTTATTTAAATTTGAAAAAACAATCGATATGAAAAAGTTTATCTTACTGATTATTGCCCTGATAGGGATCATGGCCTGGCAATCATGCCAGTATGAATGGCTCGATCCTGTTGATTATGTTCCTCCGCCACCTGGCGATACTACCAGTTTCTCTATGGAAGTCGTTCCTATCTTTACAGAGAGTTGCACCAGCTGCCATTCAACCGGCGGTATACCCCCTGATCTGACCCCAGCCAATGCTTATGCTGATCTTTTTGCTGAAAACCTGATCGACGTGGCTACCCCTGAAAACAGCAAACTCTATATCAAGATGGCAACAGGGGGCAGCATGAACCAGTATACCAAAGTCGGTGACCCGGAGATCGTCTTGCAATGGATCCAGGAAGGTGCACTGAATAATTAACGGGATTTTCAATTTCTTAATTCAATAAGGATCATGAAAAAAATTATAATCGTACTCTTCCTGGCATGGTTCGGCACCAGCTCTATCCTTGCCCAGGATACTCAGGAAGCAAAACCTGCTGTCAATGCCAACAAAAGCCTTCTGGGATATTTCATTGTCAAGGAGGGAAAACCGGTCAGAACTCCCTATGATGGCGGAATGCTGATCGATAACCAGACCAATGTCATGCCATCGGCTAAATCACTTGAATTTACGATGCAGCACCGGTTTGGCAGTATGGAAAACGGATTGTCGGATTTTATCGGTATATATGGGGCAGCCAATATCCGACTAGCCCTTAATTATTCCATTACCGACTGGGCCCAGATCGGGATTGGCACCACTAAGAATTACAAACTTCAGGATCTCAGCCTTAAAGTCAACATCCTGAAACAAAGCCGCGACAATAAATCGCCGGTGGATGTCACTTATTATGGAAATTTTTCGATTGACGCACGCGACAAGGCGAAATTCGGGGAACAATACAAGTTTGGAAACCGTGCTGCCTACTTTAATGAGCTGATGGTTACCCGTCAATTCTGCAAGTGGTTCACCATGACCGTTGGCGGGAGCTTCACCCACTTCAATCAGGTGGATTCCCTATATGATCATGATAAGATTGCCTTACACGTACTGGGAAGGATTAAATTCAGCCCGCAGTCGTCTATTATTATCAACTGCGACCTGCCCCTGAAAATTGATGGCATCAAGGAATGGCTCGAAATCAAAGATCAGCCCAAATATAATTTCGGGATCGGTTACGAAGTTGCCACAGCCACGCATACCTTCCAGGTTTTTGCAGGATCAGCAAACTATCTGGTACCCCAGTACAACGTAATGAAAAACCAGAATGAGTTCTTCAAAGGCACCAGGAACATCTTTATTGGTTTTAATATTACCCGTCAGTGGAATTTTTAAAAAATAGTCAATGATTACTGATTTATAAGGGTGCATTTTCCCATTTTAAGATGGCGAGATGCACCCTTTAATTTTAATCTATTTCTATTCTCATCATTATTACTCATAAATAATTGTGTTTCGAATGTGGAAATCATTTACTGTTTTACTGTTAGTCATCCTGAATGTCGGATTAACAGCTCAGGATACGGCGCCTGGTTCACCTGAATCCAGGGATTCCAATCACAAATGCCTGAAATGCCACGGCGAAAAATATTTCTCCTATTATAACGAATCGGTTGGAAGTGATGTGAAAGAAAGGATGAATCCTTATTACATCATTGACTCAGGCGCTTTCTATAAATCAAACCACAGAAGCTTCAGTTGCACAGACTGCCATTCCTCTGAATATGCCTCCAGCTTTCCACACCCTAATGAACTCAGGTTTGAGCCCCAGCTTATTTGCCTGGATTGCCACGGAGGAGATGATAATTTCGCTCAATATCATTTTGAAACCATTAACGAGGAATTCCTTGCCAGTGTTCATTCAGAAAAGCACAGTGAGCAATTTACCTGCTGGATGTGTCACAATCCTCATTCTTATCATATCAGTGCGAGAAATAATGAAAACCTGGCGGAAACAATCCGGTATGACAACCAGATCTGCCTGGGTTGCCATTCAGATGCAAGCCGTTTTGGCCTTCTTTCAGACCGGGATATATTTAATATGCTCGACAGGCACGAATGGTTACCCAATCACCTGGCACATTTCAAAAGTATCCGGTGTATCGAATGCCATGCCGAAGTCAATGAAAATATCCTGGTCGCGCACAAAATACTACCTAAAGAAAAAGCCGTTAAAAAATGTGTTGAATGTCATTCAAAGAATTCATTGCTGCTTGCTTCTTTGTATAAATTCCAGACCAAGGAAAAAAGGGGGAAACAGGGGTTCCTTAATGCTGCAATCCTGACCGAAACCTATGTTATCGGCGCAAACAGGAACTATTTGCTGAATATCACCAGCCTGGGGATCTTCGGCCTGGTCATCATTGGAATATTAATTCATGCAGTGATGAGAAAATTACATTCAAAAAATTAAAGTGATTATGGCAACTGTTTACTTATACCCTATCTGGATACGACTCTGGCATTTATTCAATGGCCTCCTCTATTTAGTGCTGATCCTTACCGGCCTGAGCATGCAATATTCCAATCCGGAATTTCCCATGCTGAGATTTGACCTGGCTGTTTCGATCCATAATATCAGCGGCATTCTTCTTTCCCTTAATTACCTGCTTATTATTATTGGAAATATTGTTACCACGAACGGCAGGTTTTACAAGATGAAAAGAAATGGATTCACAGAAGAGCTTACGCGCCAGGCCCGTTATTATCTGTTAGGCATTTTTAAAGGGGAAAAAGCCCCTTACCCGATCAATAGCGAAAGAAAATTCAATCCTTTGCAGAAAATCAGTTATGCAGCGGTATTATATTTCCTGATGCCCCTGACAATTATCACCGGATGGGCAATGATCTTTCCTGAAATAATCATTTCTGACAAAATCTTCGGCACCAGTGGTTTGCATTTTACAGACCTTGTGCATATTCTGATGGGATTTATATTATCAATATTCATGGTTGTGCATATTTACCTTTGCACAATCGGTAAACCGGCCGGAACGCATTTCAGGGCGAT belongs to Bacteroidales bacterium and includes:
- a CDS encoding MFS transporter gives rise to the protein MKQKPQLSFWQIWNMSFGFLGIQFGFALQNANVSRIFETLGAKVEDIPILWIAAPVTGLIIQPIIGHMSDNTWTRLGRRRPYFLAGAILASLALLIMPNSPALWVAAGMLWIMDASINISMEPFRAFVGDMLPARQRTMGFAMQSFFIGTGAVVASALPYIMTNFFGIENTAPEGQIPPSVKFSFYIGAAVFFLAVLYTVFRTKEYSPEEMKEFNKTDQQNKAETREERDEILPAQRFMNKSYYWILAGVLISVLIYWYKLQAELFILSFGLLVFGFIQLITGLLIRNGNDRNGFVVVINDLFKMPTTMKQLAIVQFFSWFALFAMWIYTTAAVTSSKYDMKLDKDTFQQLVMAIDQPAGENTADFQDETQGIRKELARLGNRFEKGKEVAISMKLVQFFTDSKRNEFLKLDPKIIDRLQHVNKEYNKGADWVGVLMAVYNGFAAIMAFLIIGLANVIGRKRAHAISLLVGGISLASFFLIQNPNMLIISELGIGLAWASILAMPYAILTGSLPQHKLGTYMGIFNFFIVIPQILAASILGFFVKSFADGEAIYALILGGISMVIAAVLVLFVRDVDE
- a CDS encoding cytochrome b/b6 domain-containing protein, which gives rise to MATVYLYPIWIRLWHLFNGLLYLVLILTGLSMQYSNPEFPMLRFDLAVSIHNISGILLSLNYLLIIIGNIVTTNGRFYKMKRNGFTEELTRQARYYLLGIFKGEKAPYPINSERKFNPLQKISYAAVLYFLMPLTIITGWAMIFPEIIISDKIFGTSGLHFTDLVHILMGFILSIFMVVHIYLCTIGKPAGTHFRAMMSGWHHSE
- a CDS encoding cytochrome c3 family protein, which produces MWKSFTVLLLVILNVGLTAQDTAPGSPESRDSNHKCLKCHGEKYFSYYNESVGSDVKERMNPYYIIDSGAFYKSNHRSFSCTDCHSSEYASSFPHPNELRFEPQLICLDCHGGDDNFAQYHFETINEEFLASVHSEKHSEQFTCWMCHNPHSYHISARNNENLAETIRYDNQICLGCHSDASRFGLLSDRDIFNMLDRHEWLPNHLAHFKSIRCIECHAEVNENILVAHKILPKEKAVKKCVECHSKNSLLLASLYKFQTKEKRGKQGFLNAAILTETYVIGANRNYLLNITSLGIFGLVIIGILIHAVMRKLHSKN
- a CDS encoding cytochrome c, which translates into the protein MKKFILLIIALIGIMAWQSCQYEWLDPVDYVPPPPGDTTSFSMEVVPIFTESCTSCHSTGGIPPDLTPANAYADLFAENLIDVATPENSKLYIKMATGGSMNQYTKVGDPEIVLQWIQEGALNN
- a CDS encoding Crp/Fnr family transcriptional regulator, which gives rise to MAKIFKQSDCNQCKKRIEVFKVLREEDFKIIDEKRYEVLYHSGETIFKQGTSFTHTICILEGLIKVYLETRKRKNFILSLIGPGEMIGSPGMFTDNMHHFSVVAVEDTLACHVERQAIEELIRTNALFAIEMQKRSNLRDIRHYRKFRTLAQKQMPGRVAEVILYLYNSIYKSNPYTLTITRQDIADLASITKEGTIRVLKDFKDAELISLNGNELKILNEKALFNISENG
- a CDS encoding DUF5777 family beta-barrel protein — encoded protein: MKKIIIVLFLAWFGTSSILAQDTQEAKPAVNANKSLLGYFIVKEGKPVRTPYDGGMLIDNQTNVMPSAKSLEFTMQHRFGSMENGLSDFIGIYGAANIRLALNYSITDWAQIGIGTTKNYKLQDLSLKVNILKQSRDNKSPVDVTYYGNFSIDARDKAKFGEQYKFGNRAAYFNELMVTRQFCKWFTMTVGGSFTHFNQVDSLYDHDKIALHVLGRIKFSPQSSIIINCDLPLKIDGIKEWLEIKDQPKYNFGIGYEVATATHTFQVFAGSANYLVPQYNVMKNQNEFFKGTRNIFIGFNITRQWNF